Proteins encoded by one window of Elephas maximus indicus isolate mEleMax1 chromosome 5, mEleMax1 primary haplotype, whole genome shotgun sequence:
- the DMP1 gene encoding dentin matrix acidic phosphoprotein 1 isoform X2, translated as MKTSILLVFLWGLSCALPVTRYQNTESKSSEEWKGRLAKTPTLPSENEDPSESSESEEGQGHDDRQYIYRPADGLSRRGGKGGDDKDDDEDDSGDDTFGDEDNGLGPEERNEGGNVRLQSDEDSADTTQSREDSTPQGEDSDQDTTIESREVDNEGEVNSRPEAGDFTHESESEERWVGGGSEGDSSHGDGFEFDDEEMQSDDPDSVRSDRNNSRMSSASIKSEESKGKSDEQASTQDSDGSQSAENPRRKFFRKSRLSEEDDRSELVDSNTMEEFKSDSSENSSSKEIGLSQSRENKSDSREDSKENQSQEDNQNVQDLSSESSQEADLPPQENSSESQEEVVSESRGDNPDQNTTNHSEEDQEDSDSSDEDNVSKPSNSESESREEQADSDSNESLKSSEESPESIEDENSSSQESLQSQSASTESQSEESQSEQDSQSVEDDDSDSQDSSRSKEDSNSTESKSSSEEDGRSKNTEIESRKLTVDSYHNKPIGDQDDNDCQDGY; from the exons GGTCGGTTGGCTAAGACACCAACACTGCCCTCG GAAAATGAAGACCCTAGTGAAAGCAGCGAATCAGAGGAGGGCCAGGGCCATGATGATCGTCAATATATTTATAGACCAGCTGATGGTCTCTCTaggagaggaggaaaaggaggagatgataaagatgatgatgaagatgacagTGGAGATGATACCTTTGGTGATGAGGATAATGGCCTAGGCCCTGAAGAGAGAAATGAAGGAGGAAACGTCAGACTCCAAAGTGATGAAGACTCTGCTGACACCACACAATCCAGAGAAGATAGCACCCCACAAGGGGAAGACAGTGACCAAGATACCACTATTGAGAGCAGGGAGGTCGACAATGAGGGCGAGGTGAACAGCAGGCCTGAGGCAGGTGACTTCACCCATGAGAGCGAGAGTGAGGAGCGCTGGGTAGGAGGTGGCAGTGAGGGGGATAGTAGCCATGGGGATGGCTTCGAGTTTGATGACGAGGAAATGCAGAGTGATGATCCAGACAGCGTTAGAAGTGACAGAAACAACTCTAGGATGAGCAGTGCCAGTATCAAATCAGAAGAATCCAAAGGGAAGAGTGATGAGCAAGCAAGTACTCAAGATTCAGACGGCAGCCAATCAGCTGAGAATCCCAGAAGGAAGTTTTTCAGGAAGTCCCGCCTTTCCGAAGAAGATGACAGGAGTGAGCTTGTGGATAGCAACACGATGGAAGAATTCAAGAGTGACTCCTCAGAAAACAGCAGTTCCAAAGAAATAGGCCTTAGCCAATCCAGAGAAAACAAGAGTGACTCTCGAGAAGACAGCAAGGAGAATCAATCTCAGGAAGACAACCAAAATGTACAAGACCTCAGCAGTGAATCTAGTCAAGAGGCTGACCTCCCACCTCAAGAAAACAGTAGTGAATCTCAGGAAGAGGTAGTGAGTGAGTCCAGGGGTGATAACCCAGATCAAAACACCACCAACCATTCAGAAGAAGACCAGGAGGACAGTGACTCCAGTGACGAAGACAATGTGAGTAAGCCCTCTAATTCGGAAAGTGAATCCAGAGAGGAGCAAGCTGACAGTGACTCCAATGAGAGCCTCAAATCCTCAGAGGAAAGCCCAGAGTCCATTGAGGATGAGAACAGTTCTAGCCAGGAGAGTCTTCAGTCTCAGAGTGCCTCCACAGAGAGCCAGAGTGAGGAAAGCCAGTCTGAGCAGGACAGCCAGTCTGTGGAAGATGATGACAGTGATTCTCAGGACAGCAGCAGATCAAAAGAAGACAGCAACTCTACTGAGAGCAAATCGAGCAGCGAAGAAGATGGCCGGTCCAAAAACACTGAGATAGAAAGCAGAAAATTAACAGTTGATAGTtatcacaacaaacccattgGGGATCAAGATGACAATGACTGCCAAGATGGCTATTAG
- the DMP1 gene encoding dentin matrix acidic phosphoprotein 1 isoform X1: MKTSILLVFLWGLSCALPVTRYQNTESKSSEEWKGRLAKTPTLPSESSESSEESKDSSEEQENEDPSESSESEEGQGHDDRQYIYRPADGLSRRGGKGGDDKDDDEDDSGDDTFGDEDNGLGPEERNEGGNVRLQSDEDSADTTQSREDSTPQGEDSDQDTTIESREVDNEGEVNSRPEAGDFTHESESEERWVGGGSEGDSSHGDGFEFDDEEMQSDDPDSVRSDRNNSRMSSASIKSEESKGKSDEQASTQDSDGSQSAENPRRKFFRKSRLSEEDDRSELVDSNTMEEFKSDSSENSSSKEIGLSQSRENKSDSREDSKENQSQEDNQNVQDLSSESSQEADLPPQENSSESQEEVVSESRGDNPDQNTTNHSEEDQEDSDSSDEDNVSKPSNSESESREEQADSDSNESLKSSEESPESIEDENSSSQESLQSQSASTESQSEESQSEQDSQSVEDDDSDSQDSSRSKEDSNSTESKSSSEEDGRSKNTEIESRKLTVDSYHNKPIGDQDDNDCQDGY, translated from the exons GGTCGGTTGGCTAAGACACCAACACTGCCCTCG gagagcAGTGAGTCATCAGAAGAAAGTAAAGATAGCTCAGAGGAACAG GAAAATGAAGACCCTAGTGAAAGCAGCGAATCAGAGGAGGGCCAGGGCCATGATGATCGTCAATATATTTATAGACCAGCTGATGGTCTCTCTaggagaggaggaaaaggaggagatgataaagatgatgatgaagatgacagTGGAGATGATACCTTTGGTGATGAGGATAATGGCCTAGGCCCTGAAGAGAGAAATGAAGGAGGAAACGTCAGACTCCAAAGTGATGAAGACTCTGCTGACACCACACAATCCAGAGAAGATAGCACCCCACAAGGGGAAGACAGTGACCAAGATACCACTATTGAGAGCAGGGAGGTCGACAATGAGGGCGAGGTGAACAGCAGGCCTGAGGCAGGTGACTTCACCCATGAGAGCGAGAGTGAGGAGCGCTGGGTAGGAGGTGGCAGTGAGGGGGATAGTAGCCATGGGGATGGCTTCGAGTTTGATGACGAGGAAATGCAGAGTGATGATCCAGACAGCGTTAGAAGTGACAGAAACAACTCTAGGATGAGCAGTGCCAGTATCAAATCAGAAGAATCCAAAGGGAAGAGTGATGAGCAAGCAAGTACTCAAGATTCAGACGGCAGCCAATCAGCTGAGAATCCCAGAAGGAAGTTTTTCAGGAAGTCCCGCCTTTCCGAAGAAGATGACAGGAGTGAGCTTGTGGATAGCAACACGATGGAAGAATTCAAGAGTGACTCCTCAGAAAACAGCAGTTCCAAAGAAATAGGCCTTAGCCAATCCAGAGAAAACAAGAGTGACTCTCGAGAAGACAGCAAGGAGAATCAATCTCAGGAAGACAACCAAAATGTACAAGACCTCAGCAGTGAATCTAGTCAAGAGGCTGACCTCCCACCTCAAGAAAACAGTAGTGAATCTCAGGAAGAGGTAGTGAGTGAGTCCAGGGGTGATAACCCAGATCAAAACACCACCAACCATTCAGAAGAAGACCAGGAGGACAGTGACTCCAGTGACGAAGACAATGTGAGTAAGCCCTCTAATTCGGAAAGTGAATCCAGAGAGGAGCAAGCTGACAGTGACTCCAATGAGAGCCTCAAATCCTCAGAGGAAAGCCCAGAGTCCATTGAGGATGAGAACAGTTCTAGCCAGGAGAGTCTTCAGTCTCAGAGTGCCTCCACAGAGAGCCAGAGTGAGGAAAGCCAGTCTGAGCAGGACAGCCAGTCTGTGGAAGATGATGACAGTGATTCTCAGGACAGCAGCAGATCAAAAGAAGACAGCAACTCTACTGAGAGCAAATCGAGCAGCGAAGAAGATGGCCGGTCCAAAAACACTGAGATAGAAAGCAGAAAATTAACAGTTGATAGTtatcacaacaaacccattgGGGATCAAGATGACAATGACTGCCAAGATGGCTATTAG